A window from Planktothrix sp. FACHB-1365 encodes these proteins:
- a CDS encoding ABC transporter permease, translating into MGLSILSLIGLSCRSLMGNPVRSFLSGIGVFMGVAAVNATLQVGNISRGVIEQQLAERDAPQIRIFPDWNPLTKESAQLTLEDLKILKQQLKSLRSISGINGMRDQQVIFQNQQANPSAIATTIDFLNTSGRKLVAGRDFTSNDFETYKPVIIIDQFLADKLFEKINPLGKSIYLNFRPYTVIGIVATQQSQEQEPTGSLYIPMAIYSAITGRKNIRMMWLRPYEIEDLETLEEQAKKILEQRFLGYKFRTWNTIEDILEQQKTLDSVSKALLVVGAIALMVGGVGIANITIASVIERTPEIGLRRAIGATQLDIMLQFILEAAILSLIGGIIAIVTVHGATVVIAEQFKLPYEFERKTAIFSLSSAILVGVGAGFFPALRASQLDPVKALRGE; encoded by the coding sequence ATGGGTCTTTCTATTTTGAGTTTAATCGGATTAAGTTGTCGTTCCTTAATGGGAAATCCCGTCCGTTCTTTCTTATCAGGAATTGGGGTATTTATGGGAGTTGCTGCGGTAAATGCAACCTTGCAAGTTGGTAATATTAGTCGTGGGGTTATTGAGCAACAATTAGCTGAACGAGACGCGCCACAAATTCGTATATTTCCAGATTGGAATCCTCTTACAAAAGAGTCTGCACAACTGACTTTAGAAGATCTAAAAATATTAAAACAACAGTTAAAATCTTTACGCTCTATTAGTGGCATAAATGGGATGAGAGATCAACAGGTTATTTTTCAAAATCAGCAAGCTAATCCTTCTGCTATAGCTACAACAATCGATTTTTTAAACACATCAGGACGTAAGTTAGTGGCTGGACGTGATTTTACTTCTAATGATTTTGAAACCTATAAACCTGTCATTATTATTGATCAATTTTTGGCTGATAAACTCTTTGAAAAAATCAATCCTTTAGGAAAAAGTATTTATCTTAATTTTAGACCTTATACTGTGATTGGGATTGTTGCTACTCAACAAAGCCAGGAGCAAGAACCAACGGGCTCTTTGTATATTCCGATGGCAATTTATAGTGCAATTACAGGCAGAAAAAATATTAGAATGATGTGGTTACGTCCCTATGAAATTGAAGATTTAGAGACTTTAGAGGAACAAGCTAAAAAAATATTAGAACAACGGTTTCTAGGGTATAAGTTTAGAACGTGGAATACAATTGAGGATATTTTAGAACAGCAAAAAACCTTAGATTCTGTTTCTAAAGCTTTATTAGTGGTCGGTGCGATCGCTTTAATGGTTGGAGGGGTTGGTATTGCTAATATTACTATTGCATCGGTGATCGAAAGAACTCCAGAAATTGGATTACGACGGGCGATCGGAGCGACGCAATTAGATATTATGTTGCAATTTATTTTAGAAGCCGCTATTTTAAGTTTAATCGGGGGAATAATTGCCATTGTCACAGTTCATGGGGCGACGGTTGTTATCGCAGAACAATTTAAGTTACCCTATGAATTTGAACGTAAAACCGCTATATTTTCCCTAAGTTCAGCTATATTAGTGGGAGTGGGAGCCGGATTTTTCCCCGCATTACGCGCCAGTCAACTTGACCCAGTGAAAGCTTTAAGAGGAGAATAG